One Mya arenaria isolate MELC-2E11 chromosome 7, ASM2691426v1 genomic window carries:
- the LOC128240070 gene encoding uncharacterized protein LOC128240070, producing the protein MVNRHGCLAVAICLGLYLHLADGQICRGVFPPGSRISGLLGLGAWIPIPTDDFTAVRSARFAVRAITGRSLPVDIFDAARRNTRYYRVKFWSPSISPIRLRCQAIVCWAFMLPFLEDTSFNRCSPFI; encoded by the exons ATGGTAAACAGACATGGCTGTCTGGCAGTGGCCATATGTCTCGGGCTATACCTCCATCTAGCGGACGGACAAATTTGTCGGGGAGTGTTTCCTCCAGGAAGCCGGATTTCTGGACTTCTTGGGCTTGGCGCGTGGATTCCAATCCCTACAGATGACTTTACTGCCGTCCGGTCAGCACGATTTGCGGTCCGTGCAATAACTGGTCGTTCTCTGCCGGTGGATATATTCGATGCTGCGAGGAGG AACACCAGATACTACCGAGTGAAGTTCTGGAGTCCCAGCATATCACCTATCAGG TTGCGCTGCCAGGCGATAGTTTGCTGGGCGTTCATGCTGCCTTTTCTTGAGGACACCTCTTTCAACCGATGTTCTCCCTTCATCTGA